Proteins encoded together in one Pseudoalteromonas xiamenensis window:
- a CDS encoding CPBP family intramembrane glutamic endopeptidase — translation MDDTLLPLFSTILLLFASAALFFSRNIAFLFGVMTIATSFASGIISAMGLAVIALIGLLVYAHTKVQQPPLKSLLTGVLLLACVLLATHLLPGFNNPQWLEKEFKSESSLAFSMYLNFDKALVLFILAGLYPFLFDKQVSVSSGTLGLTPRSKLILILLFGSIFPLAMTLELIELEMGLPSWWWLFALNNLLITCTVEEAFFRGALQGQVLNRFGAVTALLISSVLFGAAHFAGGLEYVLVATVAGCGYGYVYASTGRLSLAVLSHFTVNFIHLAFFTYPKLAPIDL, via the coding sequence GTGGACGACACACTCTTACCGCTGTTTAGCACCATTTTATTACTCTTCGCGAGCGCCGCGCTGTTCTTTTCTCGCAACATTGCCTTTTTGTTCGGCGTCATGACCATCGCAACCAGCTTTGCCTCAGGGATCATCTCTGCAATGGGGCTCGCGGTGATAGCCCTGATCGGCTTACTGGTATACGCTCACACCAAAGTGCAACAACCACCGCTAAAATCGTTACTTACTGGAGTGCTGTTACTGGCCTGCGTGCTTCTTGCGACACATTTATTACCTGGATTTAATAATCCACAATGGCTTGAAAAAGAATTTAAGAGTGAGTCCAGTTTAGCCTTTTCTATGTATTTAAATTTCGATAAAGCATTGGTGCTTTTCATCCTAGCTGGACTCTATCCCTTTTTGTTCGACAAGCAAGTCTCGGTTAGCAGCGGGACTTTGGGTCTCACCCCTCGCTCTAAACTCATACTGATTTTGTTGTTTGGGAGTATTTTCCCACTCGCCATGACACTGGAACTCATTGAGCTTGAAATGGGACTGCCTTCTTGGTGGTGGCTGTTTGCGCTCAATAACCTGCTTATCACCTGTACAGTTGAAGAAGCTTTTTTCCGCGGTGCACTTCAAGGACAAGTTCTAAATCGTTTTGGTGCCGTCACGGCACTTTTGATAAGCAGTGTATTATTTGGTGCAGCTCATTTTGCGGGTGGGTTGGAATACGTATTGGTGGCAACCGTAGCCGGTTGTGGCTATGGCTACGTTTACGCCTCAACAGGTCGGCTTTCGCTTGCCGTGTTGAGTCACTTCACGGTCAACTTTATCCACTTGGCCTTTTTTACTTATCCTAAACTTGCTCCTATTGATCTCTAG